The proteins below are encoded in one region of Fusobacterium sp. DD2:
- a CDS encoding Fic family protein, with protein sequence MKEKYKSVDEYMRDMLVRMAHHSTAIEGNTLTLADVGSILINNYIPKAMSEKEYNEVNNYRNVFPILLNSYDKAFTPELIKSYNKAVMLNLREDAGEYKKNENIVLGAKFQPAKPSQVPLLMKDWCDNYNFRMKNAKSDEDKVSIILESHIKFEQIHPFADGNGRTGRLLMVDSCLRENLIPIIIPKSEKNRYINYLANEDVKGFTEWVIELQKRELERIAMFKKELLHL encoded by the coding sequence ATGAAGGAGAAATATAAATCAGTAGATGAATACATGCGAGATATGTTAGTTAGAATGGCACACCATTCAACGGCAATTGAGGGAAATACCCTTACACTTGCAGATGTAGGATCAATTCTAATCAATAACTATATTCCTAAAGCAATGTCTGAAAAGGAGTATAATGAAGTGAACAATTACAGGAATGTTTTTCCAATTTTATTAAATAGCTATGACAAAGCTTTTACTCCAGAATTAATAAAAAGCTATAACAAGGCTGTAATGCTAAATTTACGAGAAGATGCTGGTGAATATAAGAAAAATGAAAATATAGTGTTAGGAGCTAAATTTCAACCTGCAAAACCATCTCAGGTACCTTTATTAATGAAAGATTGGTGTGATAACTATAATTTCAGAATGAAGAATGCTAAAAGTGATGAGGATAAAGTATCTATTATTTTAGAATCTCATATAAAGTTTGAGCAAATACATCCTTTTGCAGATGGGAATGGCAGAACAGGAAGATTACTGATGGTTGATTCATGTTTAAGAGAAAATTTAATTCCAATAATTATTCCTAAATCGGAAAAAAACAGGTATATTAATTACTTAGCCAATGAAGATGTAAAAGGCTTTACTGAGTGGGTTATAGAACTTCAAAAGAGAGAGTTAGAAAGAATTGCAATGTTTAAAAAGGAGCTGTTGCATTTATAA
- a CDS encoding helicase-related protein: MDMQILDNKTQGKVIDKLKENIKTGTKLSIISAYFTIYAYAELKKELNKITNLRLLFSEPTFIKNKKDINREFKLSGSYERGLVGDRYEMKLKNELKQSEIAKECANWIKEKVEVRAYDEEYPLPQKMYLMENKNEENSCIIGSSDFTSGGLGIVPSTKLDMNSFVKSSLYTQQMLSQFDMLWNDKDKAKDVKKFLLESLEVVYKENNPEFIYFVTLYNVFKDYLENLTEEDIVKSKTGFKESVVWNKLYNFQKDGVLGIIDKLEKYNGCILADSVGLGKTFEALAVIKYYESRNNRVLVLCPKKLRENWLTYKGNRRDNILEKDRLNYDVLNHTDLSRYTGYSGEINLEKVYWENYDLIIIDESHNFRNNNNKKDDKETRYSRLLNQIIKKGVKTKVLMLSATPVNNKMNDLKNQIAFATEGDDSALSAYGIRSIEQTLRKAQMVFNKWNELPEESKKIEDLLELLEIDYFKLLDMLTIARSRKHIQKYYDTSSIGEFPKRLKPLNIKADIDIKNEFIPLSELNRLIRSLNLAIYSPIKYVLPSKVAEYSKRYDTNTGKSIFKQVDREESLVHLMRVNILKRMESSIYSFGITISKILQNIDIALKKLDNFEDVDEDFDLDEFDIDDPRLDSVMIGSKNVKVLIQDIDQIRWRSELEEDKNILERLLKEAFKITAGRDQKLKELKVLIKEKLNNPLNPDNKKIIIFTAFADTAKYLYNHLSKPLYDDFGLYSALVTGSDNPKTNLKGIRMDFNNILTNFSPRSKERVEMDKPEIDILIATDCISEGQNLQDCDYLINYDIHWNPVRIIQRFGRIDRIGSKNDVIQLVNFWPNMELDEYIHLESRVSGRMVMLDMSATGEENVIVDNDGMNDLEYRKKQLKQLQDKVVDLEDINGGISITDLTFNDFKMDLVNYMKHNKEILKKAPTGMYAIAKSNLEEAEKGVIFCLRQINQDIKPSVYNVLNPYFLVYIKENGEILFNFIQSKKILDIYKKVCVGQKELYPSLINEFNKETNNAKDMSKFTNFLERTVENIVGKEEEKGLDSLFSFDETVLNSSVQNMDDFELISFLVIK, encoded by the coding sequence ATGGATATGCAAATTTTAGATAATAAAACACAGGGAAAAGTTATTGATAAATTAAAAGAAAATATTAAAACTGGAACTAAATTATCAATCATTTCTGCATATTTTACTATATATGCTTATGCTGAATTAAAAAAAGAATTAAATAAAATCACTAATTTGAGGCTTTTGTTTTCAGAGCCAACATTTATAAAAAACAAAAAAGATATAAATAGGGAATTTAAATTAAGTGGAAGCTATGAAAGAGGACTTGTTGGAGATAGATATGAAATGAAACTGAAAAATGAGCTCAAACAATCTGAAATAGCAAAAGAATGTGCAAATTGGATAAAAGAAAAAGTAGAAGTAAGAGCTTATGATGAAGAGTATCCCCTACCACAAAAAATGTACCTTATGGAAAACAAAAATGAAGAGAATTCTTGTATTATAGGAAGTTCGGATTTTACCTCTGGAGGACTTGGAATAGTACCATCAACTAAGTTGGATATGAACTCATTTGTGAAAAGTTCATTATATACTCAGCAGATGTTATCTCAATTTGATATGCTTTGGAATGACAAAGATAAAGCCAAAGATGTCAAAAAATTCCTGTTAGAAAGTCTAGAGGTAGTCTATAAGGAAAATAATCCAGAGTTCATATATTTTGTTACTTTATATAATGTTTTTAAAGATTACTTAGAAAATTTAACTGAAGAAGATATTGTTAAAAGTAAAACAGGTTTTAAAGAAAGTGTTGTGTGGAATAAGCTATATAATTTCCAAAAAGATGGAGTTTTAGGGATTATAGACAAACTTGAAAAATATAATGGTTGTATATTAGCAGATTCTGTAGGACTTGGAAAGACATTTGAAGCTCTGGCTGTAATTAAGTACTATGAATCTAGAAATAACAGAGTTCTTGTATTGTGCCCTAAAAAGTTAAGAGAAAACTGGTTAACATATAAGGGAAATAGAAGAGATAATATTTTAGAAAAAGATAGGTTAAATTATGACGTACTAAATCATACAGATTTATCAAGATACACAGGATATAGTGGAGAGATTAACCTGGAAAAGGTTTATTGGGAAAATTACGATTTAATAATAATAGATGAATCACATAACTTCAGAAACAATAATAATAAAAAAGATGATAAAGAGACAAGATACTCGAGACTTCTTAATCAGATTATAAAAAAAGGTGTAAAAACAAAAGTTCTAATGCTTTCTGCTACACCAGTTAATAATAAAATGAATGATTTGAAAAACCAGATTGCTTTTGCCACTGAGGGGGATGATTCAGCTTTAAGTGCTTATGGAATAAGAAGTATAGAGCAGACCCTGAGAAAAGCACAAATGGTATTTAATAAATGGAATGAACTTCCTGAAGAGAGTAAAAAAATAGAAGATCTTCTTGAATTACTGGAAATAGATTATTTTAAGCTTTTAGATATGCTAACAATAGCAAGAAGCAGAAAGCATATTCAGAAATATTATGATACCTCAAGTATTGGTGAATTTCCAAAAAGATTAAAACCACTGAATATAAAGGCGGATATTGACATTAAAAATGAGTTTATTCCTCTTTCAGAATTAAATAGACTTATTAGAAGTTTGAATTTGGCAATATATTCTCCTATTAAATATGTTCTTCCAAGTAAAGTAGCAGAATATAGTAAAAGGTATGACACTAATACAGGTAAGTCAATATTTAAGCAGGTAGATAGAGAGGAAAGCTTAGTTCATCTAATGAGAGTAAATATTTTAAAGAGAATGGAAAGTTCTATTTATTCTTTTGGTATTACAATATCTAAAATTCTTCAAAATATAGATATAGCTTTAAAGAAACTTGATAATTTTGAAGATGTAGATGAAGATTTTGATTTAGATGAATTTGATATAGATGACCCAAGATTAGATAGTGTGATGATAGGAAGTAAAAATGTAAAAGTTCTAATACAGGATATAGATCAAATTAGATGGAGATCTGAGCTTGAAGAGGATAAAAATATTTTAGAGAGGCTGTTAAAAGAAGCTTTTAAAATTACAGCTGGAAGAGACCAGAAATTAAAAGAACTAAAAGTATTGATAAAGGAAAAATTAAATAATCCATTAAATCCAGATAATAAAAAAATCATTATATTTACTGCATTTGCTGATACTGCAAAATATCTATATAATCATCTATCAAAACCGTTGTATGATGATTTTGGACTGTATTCTGCCTTGGTAACTGGTAGTGATAATCCAAAGACAAATCTGAAAGGAATAAGGATGGATTTCAATAATATTCTTACTAATTTTTCTCCACGTTCTAAGGAGAGAGTGGAGATGGATAAGCCGGAAATTGATATTTTAATAGCAACTGATTGTATTTCTGAAGGTCAGAACTTGCAGGATTGTGATTATCTAATTAACTATGACATTCATTGGAACCCAGTAAGAATAATCCAAAGGTTTGGTAGAATTGACAGAATTGGATCTAAAAATGATGTAATTCAACTTGTAAATTTTTGGCCAAATATGGAATTGGATGAGTATATTCATCTTGAGTCAAGAGTAAGTGGAAGAATGGTTATGCTGGATATGTCTGCTACAGGAGAGGAAAATGTAATTGTGGATAACGATGGCATGAATGACCTTGAGTATAGAAAGAAACAGTTGAAGCAACTTCAGGATAAAGTAGTGGATTTAGAGGATATAAATGGTGGAATATCTATAACGGATCTTACTTTTAATGACTTTAAAATGGATCTTGTTAACTATATGAAACACAATAAAGAGATTTTAAAGAAGGCACCAACTGGGATGTATGCAATTGCTAAGAGCAATTTAGAAGAAGCTGAAAAAGGGGTTATATTCTGCCTAAGACAGATAAATCAGGATATAAAGCCTAGTGTTTATAATGTGCTAAATCCTTATTTTTTAGTTTATATTAAAGAAAATGGGGAAATTCTTTTTAACTTTATTCAAAGCAAAAAGATTTTGGATATCTATAAAAAAGTATGTGTTGGACAAAAGGAATTATATCCATCTTTAATAAATGAATTTAATAAGGAGACAAATAATGCCAAAGATATGAGTAAATTTACAAATTTCCTAGAAAGAACAGTTGAAAATATTGTTGGAAAAGAGGAAGAAAAAGGGTTAGATAGTCTCTTTAGTTTTGACGAAACCGTACTAAATAGTTCAGTACAGAATATGGATGATTTTGAATTAATATCATTTTTAGTAATAAAATAG
- a CDS encoding DUF4391 domain-containing protein, whose translation MIIFNLPKACKVDKNIPKEIIYRNAEADEKFKRIFIENVGKIRYEYALNYENSNIEKYVRDEERYDEIHFIRVILKEKGKENTVSKLLHQLIPKATVFMMECDSEILISTAIKKVGNNRVEIVQIYNTDWLDKENERLKEFDYKNLSSGNMKSFYESIVEKVRIINLGKDCEDIEKEDIEILETLNREIEELKMLRKKETQVNRVVKIQNELLKKIKERNYIIKK comes from the coding sequence GTGATAATTTTTAATCTGCCAAAAGCATGTAAAGTGGATAAAAATATCCCAAAAGAGATAATTTATAGAAATGCAGAAGCTGATGAAAAATTTAAAAGAATATTTATAGAAAATGTTGGAAAAATTAGATACGAATATGCATTAAATTATGAAAATAGTAATATTGAAAAATATGTAAGAGATGAAGAAAGATACGATGAGATACATTTTATTCGAGTGATATTAAAAGAAAAGGGAAAAGAGAATACAGTATCTAAGCTTTTGCATCAATTAATTCCAAAAGCAACAGTCTTTATGATGGAATGTGATTCAGAAATACTTATATCAACAGCAATTAAGAAAGTAGGAAATAATAGAGTTGAGATTGTACAAATTTATAATACTGATTGGTTAGATAAAGAAAATGAAAGACTTAAGGAGTTTGATTATAAAAATTTAAGCTCAGGAAATATGAAGTCTTTTTACGAAAGTATCGTTGAAAAAGTAAGAATTATAAATTTAGGTAAAGATTGTGAAGATATAGAGAAAGAGGATATAGAGATACTTGAAACCTTAAATAGAGAGATTGAAGAACTGAAAATGTTGAGAAAAAAGGAAACACAAGTTAATAGAGTAGTGAAAATTCAAAATGAATTATTAAAGAAAATAAAAGAAAGAAATTATATTATAAAAAAATAA